The following nucleotide sequence is from Mycobacteriales bacterium.
GAACACCGACGTCCAGGGTTTCCTCGCCGGCACCAGCCCGCTCAACAGCGTCGGCGGCACGCCGCTGACCGGCACCGCGCTCATGGGCGCGCAGAACGGGACCTGGGACGGCAACACCCAGAGCTACGCCCCGTCGGCTCCGCTCATGCCCACCCTGGTCACGGCCGGCACCGCAGCGTCGGACCAGGTCGCCACCGCTATGGCCCATGTCATGTCGCTGCCCACGAACAACCCCAACGACCCGACCAACCCCAGTGGCACAGCTCAGGCCGGTCTGCTGGACTTCACCGGCTCGGCGCCGTCCTTCGCGACCAGCAGCGACCCGACGGCGTACGACTCGCACAAGACCGGCGACACCCACTGGTGGGACAAGGCGGAGCACGACGCCAAGTCCGCCTACCACGGTCTGCGCCACGCCGCCATGGCGGTCAAGAAGATGATCACCACGTGGGCCGCGGACGCGGCGCAGTGGACGATCAACCTGGTCATCGACCTGGGCGACGGCATCGAACGACTCATGAACTGGGTCGTGAGCGGGATCGAGGACGCCTACCACGCGGTCAGCAGCTTCTTCGTCTCCCTCGGCACCGACATCGAGCACGTCTGGAACTGGGTCAAGGACGTCGTCCTGAGCGCTCTGGTCGATGCCGGCAGCAACGCGAAGTACATGGAGGCGTGGGTCGAGAACCTCGTGGACTTCACCGTCGACGCCATCAACAGCCTCGAGCACCAGGCCGACAACTTCTTCAAGAACCTCGAGACCGATGTGAACACCAAGCTCACCACGCTGCAGGACCAGCTGGAGGACGAGCTGTTCGGCACGCACACCGAGCAGCCCACACCGGACTCGGGGACCGGTGGCGACGACTCGAAGTCGCACTTCAAGGGAGCCCAGGACGTTTTCCACTTCCTGGGTCACTCGCCGGGCAAGTGGTTCATGAAGAAGCTCACCTCCGACCTGGGCGCGCTGGAAGGCGGGGCCCTGGACGCGATCCAGTACTCGAACTTCTCCGCGTTCGCCACCGACCTCGCCAACGACGTGGACGAGGTGGTCGACACCATCGTCGACATGGCGAAGCTCCTCGCCGACCTGCTGGAGGACGCAGCGACCTCCGCCACGTCGTTCAACGCGGAGAAGATGACCGACCTGTTCACCGGGTTCGAGAACGTCGCCGACGACGTCCTCACCCTCCTGGACGACCTGGTCGACAGCCTGCTCGACCTGCTGAAGGCCTTTATCGAGTCGCTCAACGACCTGATCACCTCGGAGTTCCCACCTCCCTTCATCGGGGAGCTCCTCAGGCTGGTCGGGGTCGACTGGACGCCCCGCGTGCTCCACCTCACTGCCTTGGCCGTCGCCTACCCGGCCAGCATGCTGCATGCCCTGTGGGCCGTCGCCGCGGGCGACGGCACCAAGCCCTTGTTCCCCTTCGACCAGCCGACGAGCAATGCAGCGGTCGGCTCCAGCGACGCGGACTGGGCCGGGTTCGGACTCGACGTCGCGGCAGCGGTCACCCAGTTCGTGTGGGCCACCAACGAAGCCGGGATCGAGATGATCGCCTACACCGGCGGGACGCCGACCCCGTTCGATTTAACGCTGCTGGACTTCTTCACCCTGATCGACATCATCTGCCCGATGCTGATCATGATCTTCCAGTGGCCTGTGCCACCGGGCAACACCGGCCAGACCCCCGCGCCCCTCCACGACCGCGACTTCGAAGACGGCGCACTCTGGGGCAACGAGTACAAGCTGTTGTACCCGTCCATGATCGCCGGAGTCATTCCCTGGCTGATGGAGGCTGCCGGCTTCGTCATCGCGTCCTTCGACAAAAAGGCCGGGAAGAGGTTCAACGACAACGCGGTCCCGACCTTGCAGAGCCTTGCCTCGTTCGCCAACCTCCTGCTCGGTTCGTGGTACTCCTACTCCAACGCCACGAACGACGGCGAGAAGACACTGGCGATCATCCCGCCGGTCATCTCCGACCTCTCCTACATCGACGCCGTCATCGCTGCTGGCTACACCCTCAACGCGCTGGGCAACGACACCGCGTGGATCAAGTTCTACATCGACACCTTCGGCAACTACGCCACCGTCGCCATCGACATCGGTGAGGCGATCGCTGCGGTCGCCGAGTGACACCCATAACCACTGCTTCGTGAAGGGACGAGCATGTCGATCCGCACGGGGACCGGTGCATCCGCGGAACCCCGGCGGAGGCAGCGGGTTTGGCTGAGGAGGCTGGACGGGTGCGTCGACCTCGAGCCGTCCGTCCGAACGTCGACCGGTCGGCGTCTGCCGGGTTCCGGTTCCCACCCGAGGTGGTCACGGTCGCGGTCCGCTGGTACCTCCGATACAGCCTCTCCTACCGGGACCTGGAAGAGCTGTTAGCCGAACGCGGCGTCGAGGTCGACCACGTCGCCGTCCACCGGTGGGTACAGCGGTTCACGCCGCTGTTCGCCGACGCCGCGCGTCCGCTCCGGCACGCCACTGGCGTATCGGTGGTTCGTCGATGAAACGTCCGTGAAGATCGCCGGCCGGTGGCCGTACCTCTACCGCGCGGTCGACCGGTACGGGCGGGTCATCGACGTACTGCTGTCCGAACAGCGGGACACCGCCGCCGCCCGCTCCCAACTGGTTCGTATCGCGGCGCGCCGAACCGGCGGGGTCAGGACCATGTCGGCCTTGCAGGCTGCAGTGCCCGGCTGATCGGCTTGAGCGTGCCATCGCCGGTGGTGGCGAGTTCTCCGCGACCGGTCTCGGGCGCGGTGCTCGGTGCTGCGGCCAGGAGGGTGGCCTCGATGCTCGACCAGGACATGCCTGGTGGCAGAAGGATCGTGACGATGTCGGCGGCCTGCTCCCAGGCCGTGAGCTGCTGCCGGATCTGGTCGCCGGTCCCGTAGGCGGCGAGTTGGTCGAGGATGACCTGGGCCTCGCGCGGAACGATCCCACGTTGTGGGCTGGGCCGCGGGTTTGCGGCCAGGACCGCTGCGACCTCGGTGGCATAGCCCTGGCCGGACAGGGAATTGAGATAGACGTCGCCCATGGCGCCTAGGTACCAGGCGATGCAGGATGCGACGGTGGCCCGGCCCGCGTCAGCGTTCTCGCCGGCCGCGGTGATGGGCCCGGCCACGACCGTGAGGGGTTTCGCGCCTGGTGCAGTGGTTTCGCGGAGCCGGTTGAGCTCGGCGGCGCGGGCCGGGAGACGGTCGCGGGCCACCAGTGCCGGGATCCAGCCGTCGCCGAGCTCGGCGGCCACCCGGGCGGTGTGGGGGCCCAGCGCGGCGACCCAGATGGGCAGCTCGGGAGCGGGCGGCTGGCCCAGGCGGAGTGGACGCGCGCCCGAAGGCCGGCGGAGCTGGGCGGGCAGGCCGTCGAGGAGGGCGCGGACACCGGTCACGGTGTCGCGCAGCTTTCCGGCCGGGTGCTCGAACGGGATGTCGTGGAACCCCTCTGCCAGTGCTTTGGTGCTGGCGCCCAGGCCCAGCACATACCGCCCGCCGCAGATCTGCTGGAGAGTGGCGGCGGTCATCGCCAGCGTCGCCGGGGTGCGTCCCCAGACGGACAGAACGCCGGAGGCGACCTGGATCGTGGTGGTGCGCAGCCCGATCTCGGCCAGCACAGGGGTCGAGTCCAGACCCCAGCCCTCGGGCACCACGAAGACCTCATAGCCCAGCTCGTCGGCGAGGATGGCGGCTCGGACGATGACATCTCGCCTGGTCTCCATCGGCGTGAGCCCCACACCGCGGCGCTGCGTCGTCATGACGCTTCGTCCCCAGCCAGCGTCGGAACGGGCCGTGGCGTGGTTATCCACACGGTCCAGGCCACGGCGGCTACCTCGCCGGCAGGACCGAGTAGTGCCGACCCGGCGGTGAGCTTGCGGCCTTCACCCCCGCCCGGCCAGGCGATCACCCGGCACTGGTCGCCCGGCGCAGGCAGCATCGCCAGGCTCGCCGTCATCCGGCCGAGCACGATCGCGGTGTCCTTGCCCAGGCAGGCGTCCTCGGCGGCTGCGATTCCGCTGGGACAGTCGAGCGCCGCCCAGACCACTTCCGGCCGCACCCTCCCGTCCGTGCCGGCAACCGAGGAATCTGGGGTCCACGGCGCCGCCCACACGGCTCGGCCAGGCACAGGCCCGGGGAAGATCCGTAGCCCGTCGCCGGGCAGGCGACTCATCCCGCAGACAAAGCAGTGGGGGAAGATCGGGTCCTGGAAATATGGTGCGCGGCCGGCCGCCATGCACGCCTCCGCCATCGAAACCGGGCGTGGTATCTCCACCGCCGGCGGCCCGGGCGAGGGGGTCGCCTCTGCTATCAGCGTGCAGCCGTCAAGGATGCGCAGCGAGCGGTCATCGCCCTGTTCGACGGCCATCGGCCTGGCCAGCGGCGGCGGCCGGCGCAGCGTGACCGTCGCCGGGCCATCGGCGTACGCGGCAATGCGTCCGCAGACGTAGCCACCGTTACCGCTGCGCGAGGGGCCGCGGAACCGGGACGGGATGATCAGCCCGGGCGTTCGGGCCAGTGGTGAGCGTTCGCCTGGCCTCGGAGGACAGGCCGACTCGGCGATGTGTGACATGGCTCGACGCTAGGACCACCGGGGCCTGATGCGGCATCGGGTGAACTACGGACACATGGCCGCGTCCTTCTCCGTTCGCGGTGCTCTCGCCGGCTCCCGCGTCGGGCGAATTACCCAGTCATTCAGGGGCGCAGCGGGTACTCGGTGACCCACGCCGCGATCTGGGCACGGGAGCGCACCTGCAGCTTGCGCCGTATGTTCTCCACGTGCGCCTCGGCCGTTCGCGGCGCGACGGACAGGCGCCTGGCGATGGACTGATTGGTCAATCCCTCGGCGACCAGTTCGGCCACCTCACGTTCGCGATCTGTAAGCCGCGGTCCCGTGCTCACCGGCTCGGACAGGAAGCTGAGCGTCGCCTCCAGCACCGCCGGCCAGTCGCCGTGGTAGTACAGGTGGCTGGAACCCGGCAGCGGGATCAGCGTCGCGCCCCCGATCAGGGTGGCGACCTCGCGCCCCAGCTCGAACCTGGTACCGCTGTCCGCCTGGCGGTGCAGGACCGCCGTTCGTGCCCGGATCGCCGGAAGCAGCGCCCTGACGTCGGTTTCGTAGTAGACCTCCAGCAGCCGGGCAGCCACTGCAGCCGAAGCGCTCGCCCGCTGAAACGTGGTGAACCCGGCCAATTCCTCGGCCGTGGGATCGGTGACGAACGTCCCGGTCAGCGCCTTCAGCCCCAGGCCCCAATGCGCCCGCACCAGCGCGACCACCGACTCCCTGATCTCAGCAGGGGCCAGATCCCTGCCGCTGGCGCACATCCCGTACACCACAAGCGCCTCGACCCGATCCGGATACCTCGCCGCGAGCGCGGCGGCGAGCTGGCCGCCCTGCGAGGCCCCGAACAGGCGGAAACGGGCGGCGCCAACCGCATCGGCCACCGCCAGCGCCGCAGCCACCTGCCCGTCGAACGACAGATCAATCCCCTCCCGGTCCGACAGGCCGCAGCCGGGTTTGTCATAGCGGATCACGGTGAACCGCTCAGCCAGTCGCTCGACAAAGGGGCCGAAGGAGAACAGCTCCAGCTGCCCACGGAGATCGGTGATCCAGCCCGAGTCGCACAGCAGCGCCGGGCCAGTGCCCGATGTCGAGTAAGCCACGCGGCCCGCTGGCGTGCTGCAGTACCTGATCCTCGGCCCCACCCGTCCAGGCTCGCACACCCGCGATCAACGCAGAAAGCAGGAGAACACGCCCGCAAGTCGGTCCTCGGCTCGATCGTCGGACGGGACTGCACGATCGGTCTGTCGACCGGATGTCGACGGACTATCGACGGCCGTTGGCACGGTGCGAAGATCCGGCCGCCTCCTGGCGGCACCCGCATCCCATCAGGAGACCTGATGTCCCGGCACCTCGCCGCGGCGGCGCTCAGCGCCGCCGCCGCCGAGTGCGACGCGGCCGGGACCTGCTCGGCGCGAGGGCGGCCCGGCTGCGGCTGGGCTCGATGCGGCGATTCACCCTGCGACCGGCGGACGCCCTCACCGAGCTGTTGTCGGCCCACGCGGACCTGCTCGCGGCCGGACTGGACGCGTCCGCCGCCCACGTCAACGTCGAGCGCGGGATGGTCCAGATCACGCTGCTGGACCTGCCGGCCGCGCGCACCCGCTTCACCGCGGCCGCGGCGGTGCACGAGCGGGCCGGCGACCTGCGCGGCCATGCCATTGCGTTGACGGTGCTGGCGCAGACGTACCTGCGGGAGCGGCGACCGGCAGACGCCCTGCCGTACCTGCGCCGGGCGGTCGCGCTGATCGAGCAGCTCGGCGACCGACATCTGCTCGCCACCGTGACGGCGCACCTGGGTCTGGCCGAGCTCCCGACGTGTGGGCCCGCCCGACGCGCTCGTCACACTGGGCTGGGCGCTCGCAGCGGGCGAGAGGAGCTGGCGGACGTGGAGATCGTCGGGCTGGCCCGGCTCGGTATCGGCGAGGCGCAGCTTCAGCTGGGCGACCCGCGGTCCGCGGCGGCCGAGTTCGCCGCGGCCCGGGACCGGTTCGCGCAAACGGAGGCGGGCTACTGGTGCGCCCGGGCGCAGGAGGGCCTGGGTCTGGTCGCGGCCGCCGAGGGGACGGCGGACCAGGCCCGGGACCTGCTGACCCGGGCCGTGCAGCTGGCCTCTCGGTTCGAGCCCTGGCGGGGCGACCGCATCCGCGCCACCCTGGCCGCCCTTTCGCGCTGACCCTGTGACCGGACCCCGGCGGCGGCGGGACGGAGGCCATCCCGGCGGAGACGCCGTGCTGAGCGTCCTGCCCGCGGCCGGCGTCACGGCACCGCCGTGCATCGATCGGCTCGAGACTACCGGCGTCCTCCAGCCGCCCTGAGGACCGTGTCGATGACCTCTGTGTCGCCGCCGTGCTTGAAGAGGCAGCAGCGGGCGCCGGCCTGCAGAGCCTGGTCCAGGCGTCGGGAGTCGGTGTAGCCGGTGAGGATGATGACCGCGAGCTCGG
It contains:
- a CDS encoding LLM class flavin-dependent oxidoreductase, with translation MTTQRRGVGLTPMETRRDVIVRAAILADELGYEVFVVPEGWGLDSTPVLAEIGLRTTTIQVASGVLSVWGRTPATLAMTAATLQQICGGRYVLGLGASTKALAEGFHDIPFEHPAGKLRDTVTGVRALLDGLPAQLRRPSGARPLRLGQPPAPELPIWVAALGPHTARVAAELGDGWIPALVARDRLPARAAELNRLRETTAPGAKPLTVVAGPITAAGENADAGRATVASCIAWYLGAMGDVYLNSLSGQGYATEVAAVLAANPRPSPQRGIVPREAQVILDQLAAYGTGDQIRQQLTAWEQAADIVTILLPPGMSWSSIEATLLAAAPSTAPETGRGELATTGDGTLKPISRALQPARPTWS
- a CDS encoding alpha/beta fold hydrolase, yielding MAYSTSGTGPALLCDSGWITDLRGQLELFSFGPFVERLAERFTVIRYDKPGCGLSDREGIDLSFDGQVAAALAVADAVGAARFRLFGASQGGQLAAALAARYPDRVEALVVYGMCASGRDLAPAEIRESVVALVRAHWGLGLKALTGTFVTDPTAEELAGFTTFQRASASAAVAARLLEVYYETDVRALLPAIRARTAVLHRQADSGTRFELGREVATLIGGATLIPLPGSSHLYYHGDWPAVLEATLSFLSEPVSTGPRLTDREREVAELVAEGLTNQSIARRLSVAPRTAEAHVENIRRKLQVRSRAQIAAWVTEYPLRP
- a CDS encoding tetratricopeptide repeat protein: MRRGRDLLGARAARLRLGSMRRFTLRPADALTELLSAHADLLAAGLDASAAHVNVERGMVQITLLDLPAARTRFTAAAAVHERAGDLRGHAIALTVLAQTYLRERRPADALPYLRRAVALIEQLGDRHLLATVTAHLGLAELPTCGPARRARHTGLGARSGREELADVEIVGLARLGIGEAQLQLGDPRSAAAEFAAARDRFAQTEAGYWCARAQEGLGLVAAAEGTADQARDLLTRAVQLASRFEPWRGDRIRATLAALSR